GTGACCCTGGACCTTGGCGAGCTGGAGAAGCAGCCCGGTGGCCGGGCCGCGGCCGCGGTCTTCCGGTCGCAGGCGTCGGCCTGGGCGCACGAGCTGGTCGACGCGGCCTACGCGGGCGAGCGCGCGCCGGACGACCACCGCTCGATCAGCGACGTGACGGTGCGGCTGAGCAAGGACGAGGCGCGCGAGCTCTCGGCGGAGCTCGCGGCGCTGATGGACGCGTGGACCAGGCGCACCCGCGGCCGCGACCCCGAGCGGCGGACCTACTCGTTCCTCGCAGTGCTCCAGCCCCACCCCGGTGGCAGCGCCTCCGACTGACGGGTCGGGACGTGCGACGCCCCCGGGAGCGGCGTGCACTCCCGGGGGCGTCGTGGTCAGACCTCGATCAGCGGGCGGCCTTCGGCGCGCCGTGGTGGTGGTCGGTGGCCTTCGACCGGGCAGGCGCCGGCGGCACCTCGTGACCGGTCCGGTCGCCGTTGACCGTGCGGGTCGACCGGGCGTACTTGGTCACCGAGTGCATGATCGCGGCGGTGTTGGCCTTCAGCGCGGCCCGGCTGACGTTGCCGAGGTCGTCGCACGCCTGGTGGTAGCAGGAGTCGTACGCCTCGCCGGCGGTGCCGCCGAACAGCTCGGCCTCCTCCTCGGACTTCACGCCCTCCGCACCGGTGAACAGGCCGCCGGCCGGGACGTTGAGGGCGATGAACGGGCCGTAGTCGCTGCGGCCGCTGAAGGCCGTCTCGACCGAGCCGGTGCCGATCTTGTCGAAGAACCGGGCGTACATCTTCTCGATCGCGGCCGAGCCCTCGGGAGCGGTCGCGGACTCCTCCGGCGGGAAGGCGTCGTTGTTGCCGTCGTACACGCCGAGCATGTAGTTCGGCGAGCCCACCATGTCGAAGTTGAGGTAGAGCGCGATGTTCTGGAACTTGCCGGGCTGGTTCTCCGCCATCTCGGCGACGTAGTGCTCCGAGCCGAGCAGGCCGTTCTCCTCGGCGCCCCACCAGGCGAAGCGGACCTTGTTGTTGGGGGTGCGCTTCATGTCGGCGACCGCCTCGGCGGTCTCGAGCAGCGCGGCGCTGCCGGAACCGTTGTCGTTGATGCCGTTGCCGCCGACGACGCTGTCGAGGTGGGCACCGGCCATGACGACGTTCTGGCGCGAGCCGCGGGTCTCGGCGGTGACGTTCCAGGTGGTGGCGATCTCGGACTGGGTGTCGGTCACGACGTGCGCGATCGTGCCGTCGGCGTCGAGCGCCTGGCCGTCGGCGAAGCTCACGCCGATGACCGGGAGGCCCACCGGGCCGCCGAGGGTGACGTTCTCGAGCAGCACGGAACGCTCGGGAGTGTTGCCCTGGTTCATCACGATGACGGCCACGGCGCCGGCCTCGAGGGCGTTGGTCGCCTTCTCGCCGAACGTGCAGACGCCGCGCTGGACGAGCGCGATGTTGCCGGCGGTGAAGCCCGCGAAGTCGGCGTCCTCGCAGCCGCTGGTGGAGTCGGCAGGGGTGACGAGCGCCAGGTCGACGCCCTCGACGGGTGCGGTGATGTCGCCGGCGCCGCTGTACTCGAGGGTGGAGAAGTCGACGCCCTCCTCGAAGGTGCGCGGGGTGGGGGCGGTCACCTCGAAGCTCGAGGGACCGAGCTGCTGGAAGAACGGGAAGTCGAACTCCTGCACCTGCGGCCGGTAGCCCGCGCGGGAGAGTCGCTTGACGACGTAGTCGCGGCTGGC
This genomic interval from Nocardioides euryhalodurans contains the following:
- a CDS encoding helix-turn-helix domain-containing protein; the encoded protein is MSRPIHDPTVLRAIAHPLRNRIMGELSAQGPLRAADLSRELGVPANQASFHLRQLAKYGLVEEAVGEGRDRRDRVWRLVDESGVTLDLGELEKQPGGRAAAAVFRSQASAWAHELVDAAYAGERAPDDHRSISDVTVRLSKDEARELSAELAALMDAWTRRTRGRDPERRTYSFLAVLQPHPGGSASD
- a CDS encoding M20/M25/M40 family metallo-hydrolase, producing the protein MTSGAALLGTAALIAAAATVVPASADDDAAGRPTARHEANGSVRGVMDHLIELEEIGDRHGGRASGTPGYEASRDYVVKRLSRAGYRPQVQEFDFPFFQQLGPSSFEVTAPTPRTFEEGVDFSTLEYSGAGDITAPVEGVDLALVTPADSTSGCEDADFAGFTAGNIALVQRGVCTFGEKATNALEAGAVAVIVMNQGNTPERSVLLENVTLGGPVGLPVIGVSFADGQALDADGTIAHVVTDTQSEIATTWNVTAETRGSRQNVVMAGAHLDSVVGGNGINDNGSGSAALLETAEAVADMKRTPNNKVRFAWWGAEENGLLGSEHYVAEMAENQPGKFQNIALYLNFDMVGSPNYMLGVYDGNNDAFPPEESATAPEGSAAIEKMYARFFDKIGTGSVETAFSGRSDYGPFIALNVPAGGLFTGAEGVKSEEEAELFGGTAGEAYDSCYHQACDDLGNVSRAALKANTAAIMHSVTKYARSTRTVNGDRTGHEVPPAPARSKATDHHHGAPKAAR